In Citrus sinensis cultivar Valencia sweet orange chromosome 2, DVS_A1.0, whole genome shotgun sequence, a single genomic region encodes these proteins:
- the LOC102621327 gene encoding arabinogalactan protein 21-like encodes MEAMKVKFFIVALMMMALMAIEKVAAADAESPAPGPSSDAALFVPTFFASFIALAFGFLF; translated from the coding sequence ATGGAGGCAATGAAAGTGAAGTTCTTTATTGTTgctttgatgatgatggctCTGATGGCCATTGAGAAGGTGGCAGCTGCTGATGCTGAGTCTCCTGCTCCTGGCCCTTCTTCTGATGCTGCTCTCTTTGTGCCAACTTTCTTTGCTTCATTCATTGCTTTGGCTTTTGGGTTCCTCTTTTGA
- the LOC102621056 gene encoding mediator of RNA polymerase II transcription subunit 13 — MWTNVFRIGGLHHVSWFQFLPNESDLNALPDKSVKVDQKDAATFLVLSSHLQLQKEGFLSTWTNSFVGPWDPSQGLHNPDEKIKLWLFLPGRHSSVETAQAAVSRLRVVASGLWVAPGDSEEVAAALSQALRNCIERALNGLSYLRFGDVFSKYQPSQSEESFRKGHPTIEFIFAATEEAIFIHALVSAKHIHSLSGGDMEKGFKHSSSSSSSLRLPVIVSPHGMRGRLTGYCPTDLVKQVYFRTSNGCVGLPHVSQGSGCQLNGQNCYVEVTMGCPRSGSDKASHINSNSLRNLHKHNVSESPSVGGGDPKGSPDNMSAYEKTFIYPAEAVLVPVLQTSFSRSSLRRFWLQNWIGPSMAGSSFLMHCFGNMDSLEGSWIETNGIHAQRGYNSSSNSNNSSISSISGSSSDSDYQMNARTGDLEADADSLTCRQSGLSSNDQLENEGPKLGSKRPRTGMIESFGQMGTGTNASTDFGSVENTSAITGVANDQIGPHWDWDDDDDRGMGMDIQALLSEFGDFGDFFENENLPFGEPPGTAESQSFMFSAPDCGDVGSSPVVAMDVSDQMLMPNFSSFESFNPLPTMAVEECMGKSQEVTNNTLTSGQANQSQASSTGEFDHLMKAEALMTFAPEYGAVETPTSELSSSIFRSPYLPKSYRVESSNSSSNNYVYGATPPGSPCFDGSDEKNGTPVSKACSGKHDSSALLHSKKYYSHVESSKEQNDRKSVTHKDSNAKSDGLVLSPFSNLSSTNAIKSLPRKMTEGTLGVEHIFLSKKTVLATEVECLMFQASMCRIRHVLLYSSNPSPISLSRFTGSTVLNQLPGDLSSMTESTSGRYELKKKESIPVRIAGDFDGGLLDGHLNAPVGVWRSVGVAKVSKPTNSSSIEVSPSMPHGSFTEEGMISYGQRQPLQELLDGLPLLVQQATSFVDVALDADCGDGPYGWLALQEHWRQEFSCGPSMVHAGCGGTLASCHSLDIAGVELVDPLSADIHASSVISLLQSEIRTALKSAFGSLDGPLSVTDWCKGRGQSVDAAALGDGSTESISECRDSSSTITVGEALSPSQSSGGGSSSLKVAMDGTKLDETGQRRLNQDIGSSESDHQLCARLKPTLFVLPSPAILVGYQDDWLKTSATSLQFWEKAPLEPYALPKPITYNVICPDIDPLTSAAADFFQQLGAVYETCKLGTHSPQNLGNQMEIDSGKSPSSGFVLLDCPQSMKIESNNASLVGSISDYFLSLSNGWDLTSYLKSLSKALKTMKLGPCSSTQQKEGNSGPCTVIYVVCPFPEPLAILQTVIESSASLGSVAISSDRERALLHSQVGKALSCPAAVDETSISNVLAISGFSIPKLVLQILTVDEIFRVTSPAINELVLLKETAFTVYNKARRISRGSSGDVVHSSSLSSRSHSVMNQMASIPGMWKDCVGSRMTGPSLSREGEIDASLRPGTWDNSWQATRSGGLNCDPNRNGDFLIQDEIRFMFEPLFVLAEPGSLDHGVSSTFNGNSTSDDSTGGFMMSGSTAGSADTGSSSQLDRSEQDGFGSGHHKSVPSLHCCYGWTEDWRWLVCIWTDARGELLDSHIFPFGGISSRQDTKGLQCLFVQILQQGCQILQTCCSPDSGVAKPRDFVITRIGSFYELEYLEWQKAIYSVGGSEMKQWPLQLRRSVPDGMPSSTNGASLQQQQEISLIQERALPSSPSPLYSPHSKASGFMKGGLGQPVGRKQLIGGHTMVDNSRGLLQWVQSISFVAISIDHSLHLVHQADSPSSGGTQGGNGVGPSGYLEGFTPVKSLGATPASYILIPSPSMRFLPPAPLQLPTCLTAESPPLAHLLHSKGSAIPLSTGFVVSKSVPSMRKDHKNKLKDEWPSVLSVNLIDYYGGNNISQDKVTRVIIKQGGRTASSEPKDFEVETHLILESIASELHALSWMTASPAYLNRRTALPFHCDMVLRLRRLLHFADRELSQQADNPQS; from the exons ATGTGGACCAATGTGTTTAGAATT GGAGGTCTTCATCATGTGTCGTGGTTCCAGTTTCTCCCCAACGAATCCGATCTGAATGCTTTGCCTGATAAAAG TGTAAAAGTGGACCAGAAAGATGCTGCTACATTTCTGGTACTTTCTTCTCATCTGCAATTGCAAAAGGAGGGATTTCTTAGCACATGGACAAATTCCTTTGTTGGACCTTGGGATCCATCGCAAGGTTTGCACAATCCTG ATGAGAAAATAAAGCTCTGGCTTTTTCTTCCGGGGCGTCATTCATCTGTTGAGACCGCTCAAGCTGCTGTATCTAGATTAAGAG TTGTTGCTTCTGGACTTTGGGTTGCTCCTGGGGACTCAGAAGAGGTAGCGGCTGCCCTCTCTCAGGCTTTGAGGAACTGCATAGAAAG AGCATTGAATGGACTTTCCTACTTGAGATTTGGTGACGTATTTTCGAAGTATCAGCCATCCCAAAGCGAAGAATCtttcag GAAAGGACATCCGACAATTGAGTTCATCTTTGCTGCTACTGAAGAGGCAATTTTTATCCATGCTCTAGTATCTGCAAA GCATATCCATTCACTTTCAGGAGGTGACATGGAAAAAGGCTTTAAGCATTCTTCAAGTAGTAGTTCCAGCTTAAGACTTCCAG TGATTGTTTCTCCTCATGGTATGCGTGGTAGGCTCACTGGATATTGTCCCACCGACCTTGTCAAGCAAGTGTATTTTAG GACTTCAAATGGATGTGTAGGTCTACCACATGTTTCTCAAGGATCTGGTTGCCAGCTAAATGGGCAAAATTGCTATGTTGAAGTTACCATGGGTTGTCCTAGGTCTGGAAGTGACAAGGCATCGCATATAAACTCAAACTCCTTAAGAAATTTACACAAGCATAACGTTTCAGAGTCTCCATCAGTAGGAGGAGGTGATCCAAAGGGATCGCCAGATAACATGTCGGCATATGAAAAGACGTTTATTTATCCAGCTGAGGCAGTGCTTGTCCCGGTCTTGCAAACATCATTCTCCAGATCTTCTTTGAGAAG ATTTTGGCTTCAAAATTGGATAGGACCATCAATGGCTGGTTCATCTTTCCTCATGCATTG TTTTGGTAATATGGACTCTCTGGAAGGATCTTGGATTGAAACCAATGGCATACATGCTCAACGTGGTTATAACAGTAGTAGCAATAGTAATAATAGCAGCATCAGCTCCATAAGTGGCAGCTCCAGCGATAGTGACTACCAGATGAACGCAAGAACTGGTGACCTTGAAGCAGACGCAGATTCTTTAACATGTAGACAGTCTGGTTTATCTTCCAATGATCAGCTGGAAAATGAAGGCCCCAAATTG GGTTCTAAGCGTCCTCGAACAGGGATGATCGAATCATTTGGTCAAATGGGCACTGGTACAAATGCTTCTACAGATTTTGGCTCTGTGGAGAACACTTCAGCCATTACTGGAGTTGCCAATGACCAGATTGGACCTCATTGGGACtgggatgatgatgatgacagaGGCATGGGTATGGATATCCAAGCTCTTCTCTCGGAGTTTGGAGATTTTGGTGACttctttgaaaatgaaaatttgccTTTTGGGGAG CCCCCAGGAACTGCAGAGTCTCAGTCCTTCATGTTTTCTGCTCCCGATTGTGGAGATGTGGGTAGCAGTCCCGTTGTAGCCATGGATGTTTCTGATCAAATGCTTATGCCTAATTTTTCGTCATTTGAGAGCTTCAATCCACTGCCAACCATGGCCGTAGAGGAGTGCATGGGCAAAAGTCAAGAAGTCACAAACAATACTCTGACATCAGGTCAAGCGAACCAAAGTCAAGCATCGTCAACTGGTGAGTTTGATCATTTAATGAAAGCTGAAGCCCTGATGACATTTGCTCCAGAATATGGAGCAGTTGAAACTCCTACAAGTGAGTTATCCTCGTCGATTTTCAGAAGTCCATATCTGCCAAAGTCTTACAGAGTGGAGAGTTCAAATTCAAGctcaaataattatgtatatgGTGCAACCCCTCCTGGTTCTCCATGCTTTGATGGATCGGATGAGAAGAATGGCACGCCTGTCTCAAAAGCTTGTTCTGGAAAGCATGACTCAAGTGCTTTGCTTCActcaaagaaatattattCTCATGTGGAGAGCTCTAAAGAGCAAAATGATAGGAAATCAGTAACACATAAAGATAGCAATGCTAAAAGTGATGGGCTAGTGCTATCCCCGTTCTCTAATTTGAGTTCTACAAATGCTATCAAATCTTTACCAAGGAAGATGACTGAGGGCACATTGGGAGTggaacatatttttttatctaagaAGACTGTGCTTGCGACTGAAGTTGAATGTCTTATGTTCCAAGCTTCCATGTGCAGGATACGTCATGTACTCCTATATTCCAGTAATCCCTCACCTATTAGCTTGAGTAGGTTCACTGGCAGCACGGTCTTGAATCAGCTGCCTGGTGACTTGAGTTCCATGACGGAAAGCACATCTGGAAGATATGAgctcaagaagaaagaatcTATTCCAGTAAGGATAGCTGGTGATTTTGATGGAGGACTACTAGACGGACACCTGAATGCACCTGTTGGGGTGTGGCGTTCGGTTGGAGTTGCTAAAGTTTCAAAACCTACTAATTCATCAAGTATTGAAGTTAGCCCATCTATGCCCCATGGTTCATTTACTGAGGAAGGTATGATTTCTTACGGGCAAAGGCAACCACTTCAGGAGCTTCTTGATGGTCTGCCATTGCTTGTCCAGCAAGCTACCTCCTTTGTTGATGTGGCATTGGATGCGGATTGTGGTGATGGTCCTTATGGTTGGCTAGCATTACAAGAACATTGGCGGCAAGAATTTTCTTGTGGGCCTTCCATGGTCCATGCAGGTTGTGGAGGGACTCTGGCTTCTTGTCATTCGCTGGACATTGCTGGTGTGGAGTTAGTAGATCCACTTTCCGCTGAT attcaTGCTTCCTCGGTTATAAGTTTGCTGCAATCTGAAATTAGAACAGCTCTAAAATCTGCATTTGGAAGTCTGGATGGTCCATTGTCTGTCACAGATTGGTGCAAAGGCCGTGGTCAATCAGTTGATGCAGCGGCCTTAGGGGATGGATCTACTGAGTCTATTAGTGAATGCAGAGATTCTTCAAGTACCATTACTGTTGGAGAAGCACTGAGCCCATCCCAATCTTCTGGCGGTGGATCATCTTCCCTTAAAG TTGCTATGGATGGAACTAAACTCGATGAGACAGGCCAAAGGAGATTGAACCAAGATATTGGCAGTTCAGAGTCAGATCATCAATTGTGTGCCCGTTTGAAGCCAACACTTTTTGTCCTTCCTTCACCTGCTATACTTGTTGG GTACCAGGATGATTGGCTTAAGACATCAGCAACCTCTTTACAGTTTTGGGAAAAGGCCCCTCTTGAACCATATGCTTTACCAAAACCT ATCACTTATAATGTTATATGTCCAGACATTGATCCTCTTACTTCTGCTGCGGctgatttttttcaacaacTAGGAGCTG TTTATGAGACATGCAAACTGGGAACTCATTCACCTCAGAATTTGGGAAACCAAATGGAGATAGATTCTGGGAAATCGCCATCTTCTGGTTTTGTTCTACTGGATTGCCCTCAatcaatgaaaattgaaagcaataacgCATCTCTTGTGGGATCCATAAGCGATTATTTTCTATCTCTGTCCAATGGCTGGGACTTGACAAGCTATCTAAAGTCTCTCTCTAAGGCTctcaaaaccatgaaacttggTCCATGCTCATCTACACAGCAAAAAGAAGGAAACAGTGGTCCTTGTACA GTGATCTATGTGGTGTGCCCCTTCCCAGAGCCTCTTGCAATTCTACAAACTGTTATTGAATCCTCTGCTTCTCTTGGATCTGTTGCTATTTCATCAGATAGAGAGAGAGCTCTATTGCATAGTCAGGTTGGCAAGGCATTAAGCTGCCCAGCAGCAGTGGATGAAACCTCAATATCAAATGTTCTAGCCATTTCTGGGTTTAGTATTCCCAAGTTGGTATTGCAAATTTTGACTgttgatgaaatttttagGGTTACAAGTCCGGCCATTAATGAACTTGTCCTTCTCAAGGAGACTGCATTTACTGTATACAACAAGGCTCGACGGATTTCCCGAGGGTCTTCTGGTGATGTAGTGCACTCATCTTCACTGTCTAGCAGATCTCATTCAGTCATGAATCAAATGGCATCTATTCCTGGGATGTGGAAGGACTGTGTTGGTTCTCGAATGACCGGACCTTCCCTTAGTAGAGAGGGTGAAATTGATGCTAGCTTGAGGCCTGGCACTTGGGATAATTCCTGGCAAGCAACAAGATCTGGAGGATTAAATTGTGATCCAAACAGAAATGGAGATTTTCTTATTCAAGACGAAATTCGTTTCATGTTTGAACCACTCTTTGTCCTTGCTGAACCTGGCTCTTTAGATCATGGTGTTTCATCTACATTTAATGGCAACTCGACTTCTGATGATAGTACTGGAGGCTTCATGATGAGTGGAAGTACAGCAGGAAGTGCAGATACTGGATCAAGCTCTCAACTGGATAGATCTGAGCAGGATGGCTTTGGATCTGGTCATCACAAGAGTGTTCCAAGTCTGCATTGCTGCTATGGATGGACAGAGGATTGGCGTTGGCTGGTGTGCATCTGGACTGATGCAAGGGGAGAATTGCTCGACAGCCATATATTTCCTTTTGGTGGAATCAGTAGTCGACAGGACACAAAGGGTTTGCAATGCCTTTTCGTGCAAATTTTGCAGCAGGGCTGCCAGATACTTCAGACATGTTGTTCTCCTGATTCTGGTGTTGCCAAGCCTAGGGATTTCGTGATTACACGCATTGGAAGTTTCTATGAGCTTGAATACTTGG AGTGGCAGAAAGCCATTTATTCAGTTGGCGGGTCCGAGATGAAGCAGTGGCCGCTACAACTGCGTCGATCTGTACCTGATGGGATGCCATCAAGTACTAATGGTGCATCCTTGCAGCAGCAGCAGGAGATAAGTTTGATTCAAGAGAGAGCACTACCGTCCTCACCTAGTCCATTGTACAGCCCTCACTCAAAAGCTTCTGGTTTTATGAAAGGTGGTCTAGGACAGCCTGTTGGAAGAAAGCAGCTTATTGGTGGACATACGATGGTTGACAATTCTAGGGGATTGCTTCAGTGGGTACAGAGCATCAGCTTTGTAGCAATTTCAATTGATCATTCTCTGCATCTAGTCCATCAAGCAGATTCACCATCTTCTG GAGGAACCCAGGGTGGCAATGGTGTTGGTCCGTCAGGCTATTTGGAAGGATTCACCCCTGTAAAGTCTCTTGGTGCTACACCTGCATCTTATATTTTGATCCCGTCACCAAGCATGCGCTTCCTTCCTCCAGCACCTCTTCAGCTCCCTACTTGCCTTACTGCTGAATCTCCACCCCTTGCTCATCTCCTTCATAGCAAGGGCTCTGCAATCCCCCTCTCCACTGGATTTGTGGTTTCAAAATCTGTTCCATCTATGAGAAAAGACCACAAAAACAAGTTGAAAGATGAATGGCCTTCTGTACTTTctgtaaatttaattgattattatggAGGTAATAATATTAGCCAAGATAAAGTCACTAGAGTAATTATCAAGCAGGGAGGAAGGACCGCAAGCTCAGAACCTAAAGACTTTGAAGTTGAAACCCATTTGATTCTCGAGTCTATTGCATCAGAACTTCATGCCCTGTCATGGATGACAGCAAGCCCTGCGTACTTGAATCGTCGGACTGCGCTTCCTTTTCACTGTGATATGGTATTAAGACTGAGAAGGTTGCTTCATTTTGCTGACAGAGAGCTCTCTCAGCAGGCAGATAATCCACAATCCTAA
- the LOC102620762 gene encoding uncharacterized protein LOC102620762 isoform X1, giving the protein MRAVEVSKRLSRALFSFSSYSRSLPNFLPSPDCHRSSGDRDTCLLRFPWSATQQRAVKVNASHVRPGNVIEKSGKMYQVIDAEHKQRGRGGAMMQMELRDIDTGNKVSLRFGTEEAVERVFVEDKSFTCLYTENDTAFVIESETFEQLEVPLDVFGKAGAYLQEGMKVWLQLYDGRALSGSIPKRVACTIKEIHASTKGPTVTPRYRRALLDNGVTVMVPSYLEIGEEIFINPQDDSYIGRAK; this is encoded by the exons atgcgaGCTGTTGAAGTGAGCAAGAGATTATCTCgtgctctcttctctttctcttcttattCGCGTTCATTACCGAACTTTCTACCGTCGCCAGACTGTCACCGCAGCAGTGGCGACCGCGACACGTGTCTGCTACGCTTCCCGTGGTCCGCCACTCAACAGCGTGCCGTCAAAGTTAACGCTTCtcat GTTAGGCCTGGAAATGTTATTGAAAAATCAG GAAAGATGTACCAG GTCATAGATGCCGAGCATAAGCAGCGAGGAAGAGGAGGGGCCATGATGCAG ATGGAGCTTCGTGATATTGACACTGGGAACAAAGTAAGCTTACGGTTTGGTACAGAGGAGGCTGTTGAAA GGGTATTTGTTGAGGACAAATCTTTCACATGTTTATATACAGAAAATGATACTGCTTTTGTGATTGA GTCAGAAACATTTGAGCAACTGGAAGTGCCTCTGGACGTGTTTGGCAAGGCTGGTGCATACCTTCAAG AAGGAATGAAAGTTTGGTTGCAGTTATACGATGGAAGAGCTTTGTCTGGATCCATTCCCAAACGTGTTGCATGCACTATTAAAGAAATACACGCTTCTACAAAGGGGCCTACAGTCACACCTCG ATATCGAAGGGCTCTATTAGACAATGGTGTCACTGTTATG GTACCCTCTTATCTTGAAATTggtgaagaaatatttatcaatCCTCAGGATGACTCCTATATTGGCAG GGCAAAATAA
- the LOC102620762 gene encoding uncharacterized protein LOC102620762 isoform X2 has product MRAVEVSKRLSRALFSFSSYSRSLPNFLPSPDCHRSSGDRDTCLLRFPWSATQQRAVKVNASHVRPGNVIEKSGKMYQVIDAEHKQRGRGGAMMQMELRDIDTGNKVSLRFGTEEAVERVFVEDKSFTCLYTENDTAFVIESETFEQLEVPLDVFGKAGAYLQEGMKVWLQLYDGRALSGSIPKRVACTIKEIHASTKGPTVTPRYGPTISKREGPTVVFRL; this is encoded by the exons atgcgaGCTGTTGAAGTGAGCAAGAGATTATCTCgtgctctcttctctttctcttcttattCGCGTTCATTACCGAACTTTCTACCGTCGCCAGACTGTCACCGCAGCAGTGGCGACCGCGACACGTGTCTGCTACGCTTCCCGTGGTCCGCCACTCAACAGCGTGCCGTCAAAGTTAACGCTTCtcat GTTAGGCCTGGAAATGTTATTGAAAAATCAG GAAAGATGTACCAG GTCATAGATGCCGAGCATAAGCAGCGAGGAAGAGGAGGGGCCATGATGCAG ATGGAGCTTCGTGATATTGACACTGGGAACAAAGTAAGCTTACGGTTTGGTACAGAGGAGGCTGTTGAAA GGGTATTTGTTGAGGACAAATCTTTCACATGTTTATATACAGAAAATGATACTGCTTTTGTGATTGA GTCAGAAACATTTGAGCAACTGGAAGTGCCTCTGGACGTGTTTGGCAAGGCTGGTGCATACCTTCAAG AAGGAATGAAAGTTTGGTTGCAGTTATACGATGGAAGAGCTTTGTCTGGATCCATTCCCAAACGTGTTGCATGCACTATTAAAGAAATACACGCTTCTACAAAGGGGCCTACAGTCACACCTCGGTATGGTCCAACAATTAGCAAAC GTGAGGGCCCAACAGTAGTATTCAGGCTCTAA